ttaaaaaacactAATATTACGAAGTGGTctttaagcctaacttaaccccataaaatcggctcatagggttgaggtttgcacccacttatatacaacgaaaggctctaatctctagtcgatgtgggatctccaacaactaaaatttatattaaagttATAAAAGATTGTGtacataaaaaatcataaaggtaatatttttaattaatttttataatgttaaatcATATAATAGgattttttgtaattttcatTAAAAGTAGAAAGtaaaactataataaaatatgtgcATAAAAACTAGTTATAAATCTTTAAGTTTGAttgattattataattatttaataaaaatacaaggGTAACTTTTTTTAGACGTGGAAACCAAAAAAAGTTCGTTTACCAATACAGGGACACTGAGTTATGAGGTtgggataatttttttaaattattatttgtttcgGGTATACTTATGAATATCGACACTCGTATGATTCTTGTAAAATACGTATCGGTGAAgtatcaaattcaaaaaatatttgttggatttctgacaattttatcacagttctaacataattttaaaaatgagaaatacattaattttgtaaaaactcatatttattgtataaatgtttagtatgattataaaaagaatgaacaaatcattttgaaccagtcatgaaaaacatctttctaaaacaaaatgaaatgtacttatacacataaatctttattgtcaatttatataattcataattatataatatatatagattttttgttctcgtgtcctacattttagagattatatgtaCTTTTGTGTCCGTATCATATCAGTATCTGTGTCAGTGTATGTGTTACATAGATACTAAGCGTAAAAATTGTGTAAACCAAACAAAAGTTACAAAATTCAATCCCTAAATATTATTtgttagaaaatataaattgtagattattattattaatataggatcatattatttattattattatatattttctaatattattaaacTTTTATCATTATTCTTTAgtatattgtatttatttattatattttataaaaaaaatgttttttcttcCACCCCATAATTTCTAGCTACACTCtcacacttttttttaaaacgaACCTTATACTTTTCACAAAGGTAATTCTGAAAAATTTTCAAAGCAAACTTTTTGGAATTTCTataatataatttctaaaacaTATAAGATGTGTTTCGAAATAAGCTTTCCAGAATAAACTTATTGTGACATATATGTTTTTCagaacataattttttaaataaaattttgaaaagaacGAGTTTTAATACCTTATGAAATTTCAGCacaattatttctctcttttcttcttcctcttaaAAAGTGCAATGACAATGAAGTAATTGTAGGTGTATTGCTATGTAACACTGACACTGACACGGACACTGATACGACACAGACACAAACACGAATACGAAGAtacgtaaaatctctaaaatataggaCACGGGGATACaaatgtatatattatataattataaattatataaattgacaataaagatttatgtgcacaagtatgtttcagattatttagcataaagatgtttttcatgactgattcacaaggatttgtttcttatttttatactcataataacaatttatacaataaaatttgaatttttaaaaaattaacgtattttttttcaaattgtgttagaaccgtattACAATTATCATacatctaacaaatactttttgaattggacacttcatgGATGCGTGTCATACATCGGACACtgacacgccatttaagaggagtgtctgAGTTTCATATTACAGCAACGACATGTGGTGTAGTGAAGAAGGATAGTTTAGTATTTTTCACTTGTTAGTATGAGAGTGCACTTAGTAATTGTGCGGGTGCAGGAAACAAAAGTTGAAAAAGGTGTTAGAGTTAAAGTAAGAGGGAATCATCCAAAATAGGAAGAGGAAAAAAACAGCAGAAACCCTAATACGACCGAAGACTGTTGTGATTAACGTAGAGGATAAGATCAACACCCAAAACGGACAAAAGCTTGCAAGAGAGAACCACGAATTTTTTACCCAGGTGCGTTTGATTACCATGAATCTAAATTCTGAGAAAGGAAATGGATAAAATACCAAGCCTATTTTCCAAGACTCCAAAAATTTACATGTTCAGTTTTCATTTTGGCTAAATTTATGATTTTCAGTATTCTTTGATTTTTGCTATTTCACTCGACCTCCTATGATTTTCTACTTGTAATTATTTCTTCATCATGTATTCTGTTTAAAAAACCAGtggattttgttttgtttttgcttGCGTTTATTATCTTGTTAATTCTGAGGCTTTTTGGTTCACGACCAGCATAATTTGTGGAATTAAAGGTTTGGAATTGAGGCGTTATGGAAAGTAAAGATGCAAAAGACCCATTCAAAGGGGTGGATTGGAAAGCTGTTGGTAGTGAAATGCAGAAAAATCCTAGTGCTCCACCAACCTTGAAGAAACGATTACCAAACAGAGTTAGGCAAATTCCTGAGTTCTATTTCCTTCCTCGATGGCCACTTCCCAAAGCCATTTTATTTTGCAGTGCATGCATTGGTGCTGGTGTAGCAACCGGAATGGTTGTTGAGACCTGgattgaaaaaaaagttaaaggtATTTTCACCTCCTTCTCTTTCCTTTCTGATTATACACTTTTTTCCTTTCACCAACCAATGTGTTATGTTAGTCTTCTGAATTACCAAATGGAAAGCCTATCTTTCTTGGAAACCATTTCTGATTCTCCTAGAGGACAATGTTGAGTGAGCACTACTATCATGAGAGCTAGTTTCTTCTTAAACCTTTTGCCCCAATCGTCCATTTTTtgtttaagaaacaaaattgccTAACTGAATGGATGGCATCTAGCATCTAGAAACATCACTGCTGTTAGACAGGCTGTTCGCATACTTTTTAGACTGACCATATTTAGATAAAAGAATCGTTAAACGAGAAGATAGAATGAATTGAGCTTATCCCGCAAGTTTTTGAGAAGCTAGATTAAAGTACTTCTAAAAAATTTGAAGTCAATGTACATAATTATGTATTTTGTGATGTTGAATGGATCTTCGGCAAGCTTGCCTTGAGTTTCTCATTGTCATTTTTATCAACTCTCAGAGGATAATAATCGTTGCCAATGACAAAGTTTTAGTTTAAACAACAACGGCATTACtgttaaattttgaattagacaTTGTTGTAATGGTCTTTTGTTTTGGCATTGCAGAAGATGGAGGGATTATATGGGAATTTGACAAATAAACTATTGGTCTTGGGACAACTAATGTCACATATTGCTGCCTCTATCGTTTCCTCCTTACATGTTAGTCTCTTCAGCAATCCTTACTTCCCAGAATTATTAGTTTCAGGGATTAGGATGATATAAAGATCCTTGGATAGCTGCAGGATTGAGGGGGAGGTGTCTTGGTAAATACTTGGAGAGATTTCTCTGCCATTTCTAATAAATATGGCAGCTagatttattgttttatttaagaTTAGCATTTCGACGGTTCTAAGCACGCACTCCAGAATGATTCAATCAATCAGCTTATTAAGTGCCAACCCTGACACGACGAAATTATTGCAATTGTTGCAATGGAATTgccattttttaaataacacaAAGGAACAAGGAGCCATGTTAATAATCGTATAATGATAACATACTCGTGCCGTTCATATTTCTTCAATTCTGCTTTTTGGTTAGAACCGTAAAAGGCAAATGCCgaagaaacaaaagaaaaatctaaCCAAGTGAATCCACGCTATTATATCATTCTTGGGGCTGCTTACTGCCTGTACTTAAAGAGGAAAGCAGCATGAAAATGTGCCGAATATGACATGAAATAAGGATTCATGCACCCCCGACTTATTATGAGTTATGGACCTCTTGAAAAGTGCTTGCCAAACAGCATTCCTACAGTCCTAGCAGAAAATGACTCCTTCTGCATGTTACAGGGGCAAATTTTGTTATTTCGTAACCatacaaatattttgtttacaaATTACGTGTTTCATTACTAGTTTATGGATGTGTTCATTTGCGTATAGCCAGGTAAGTAACCAATGTAATTTGCCCTGAGGCCAATATAACCAATGTAAACCTTCCAATCATGAATCAGGAATAGGTGTTCTCCAAAGTATTTTGGATTCTGGTAACATTCAGCATGTTATGCAACATTTATACATTAATGTTATTAAGTACGTTAAATTGATTGTTACTTCTATATGACCTCGTATATGTAATGATATTCTGCTGCTTTAATTTTAATCACGCCAGAAGTCTTCTTATTCAACTAGGTgcaacataaaataatattttgatccTCCCCCAGTTTATAGAGGACAAAGGTTTAAAAGGGTCTACTTGTTAATGTTCAAAAATCACAAGTTTATAATTGAATTCAGCTCGCGTCACATGCTTCAAGCTGTTCTTTTTCATTTCTCCTTTAATTTTACTAAATATTAAACTTTACCAACCACATCCTATTAGgtaccaataaaaaaaagtatcgCAAGTGACGGAACATAAAAGTATGGTGAGACCAGTCAGTTCTAAAGTATTGTTAACAGAATACTTTGCAGTTGGCAGAGCAGCAATACATAAGATAAGCCAGCATCAAATTATGAACAGTAAAAAAACTCAATTGGGGAGGACAAAGTTCATAATTTAAATGTTTTGTGAAGAATATGCAGTTGCAATGCATAAGCTATTTTTCTTGTTGAAGTGTTAGCAAAGAACTCCCTTAAATATATGAACTCTGGAAATTCCAAATCCTTCTCTTGTCTCCCTTAGTTGTGAACTCCATCCTACCCGGGCGGCAAAATCCGCTGCCTGAAATTCATCCATAGTTATGATGAAAAATTAGTTTTACAATTGCAAATTGTGTAAACATCCACGTCCAATTAAACCAATGCGCTCATATTTAGCAATGacaattaatgataataatcaGTTTGTAAAATC
The sequence above is a segment of the Phaseolus vulgaris cultivar G19833 chromosome 2, P. vulgaris v2.0, whole genome shotgun sequence genome. Coding sequences within it:
- the LOC137811726 gene encoding uncharacterized protein, with protein sequence MESKDAKDPFKGVDWKAVGSEMQKNPSAPPTLKKRLPNRVRQIPEFYFLPRWPLPKAILFCSACIGAGVATGMVVETWIEKKVKEDGGIIWEFDK